In the genome of Fusarium poae strain DAOMC 252244 chromosome 1, whole genome shotgun sequence, the window ACAGGATCGCTTCTCTACTTTAAAACAACCAGATTCTCCTTTTCACAAATAGCCGCTGTCATAACGCCTTCTCCAACTGACTCTATACAAAAACAGATTCTGTCACCGACGCTTAGGGCATCAAAACATAAACACTTCGCCTGAAGAATGTTACCCCGTATTACAAATATGTGCGTGCATGCCATCATCAAAAATACCCTTCGTTTTCAAAATGCCCAAGCCCGTAGCCAAAGGCGTCCAGAATTAAGCATCAGAATAATACTCCTCATTATATTGGTGACCTGGCGGGCTTGTCCAGGTTTGTCCACCACCCCCAATCACGTTCTCACGCGAGCCCCAGTAGCCACTTCTTGAACGCTTGTCGCGCTCAAACTCGGCCCATCGCTTCATAGTAATTTTGCTGCTGTCGAATTCACCCTCGTATTCAAGGCCAGccttcttggtcttttcGCCAGCTGTCTTTCGAGTTTCACCCCAAGAAAAGTCATCGAACTTCCAGAACGCATAGGTGGGCAGGACGAAGTTCCAGATTGGCAGTGCAAGCAGGTAGATAAGCATCCACACAATGTAGGACCACGAATGTGCTGTGATGATAACGAGTAGGCCAGGGAGACCAAGAATCAGAGCCAAAAGTACGAGAGGGATTATTTGGGGCGGTGAGTTGATAATCGAGGTAATAACTGTAACCTGTTAGTAACGTGGGAGAATAAACGAAGGCACATTTACTTACCAACATAGAAGGTGAACGCAATGGCAGCGGGCAGGACCAGAGTACCGACCAGTTCGACGAAAATGATGAACTGCATGGAGAAACAAAAGGTACCGCAAAGGTCACGGACTAGAACCAGCTCCATGAGGTTGTGAATAGTCGAGTTGATCCATCGACGTCTTTGAGAAAGGAGAACCATGAACTCATCGGGGACAGTGGTTTTACAAACGGCTTGTGGAATGAAAACCTGCTTTCGCTTGGGGAATGTTCGTAGCATCAGGGTTGTCAGGAAGCGGTCCTCACCCAGGAGATACAGATTCTTCTCGTGCAAGGTCTCGACCACGTTCTCGGAGTAATGCTCAACAATGTCGGGGTTGGCCAGGATGGGAACCCAGTAGTTGTGACCACCCTTGGGGGCCTTGATGCGATACATACAGAAACAACCGGGCAAGCAAGTGACACCACCAAAGACAGATTCGAAAGACTTGGCAAGATGATGGGAAACAAAGTACTCAAACACTTGGATGGCTGTGACCCAGCTGTCTCGTTTGTTGGCGATTTTAGTTTCGCCGCAGAGACCCATGATCTCAGGATCCTTGACCATAGCAGAAATCATGTGAGTCAAACTGTCCGGGAACACCTTTGTGTCGGCATCAACCATGAGTATAATTTCGTAGTAGTCTGGCGAAATGCCAGTCACCTTCCATAAGCCGTTAAACATTTCGTACTCAAGTTCTGTCATTCGCTCATCGAACATGACCTTTTGAAGAAACGACATGAGAATGATCTGACTGTCTCTCTTTCCACGATTGCCGGGCTTAGACTTGGTGGCTTCGTCGGGAGTTCCGCACTTGACAACGACCATCATGGGTACGCGTTGTTGACGATCAGCAGGGATGCGAGAGTTATTGCCATAGTCATAGAAGCCACAATAGATCTTGGCCATATTGTGTCGCTTGGAACCACTAGCAACAGCCACGTATGAAAACGGCTCAACCATGTCAGGTGGAATAGAGTGATCCTTCAGCATGCCCAAGCAAACGTCCGGCGTCGATACGGTCTCACCTTGACCCTTGATGATACCATCGCAAATGACGACGATAACCTTGTGACTGTTGGGGTAATCAGTAGTTGCAATAGAGTCCAGAGTAGTTCGGATGCCCTCTTCTCCTTCAGAGTACGCCGTGACCAAGCACATCGTATGAGCTAGTGGGAAACCAAAAGGCATCCAGTCAGAAGGAGGCTGAGGAACCACTGCATCATGAATAAAGCCAGCAGGGCCGGGGCCGTCGGTAGATGTGCTTGAGTAGGGGTCGGTACGAAGGAAGCTGGCGCGGCTGTCATCGCCCTGCTTGAACATTGAGTTTGGTGTGAGTAGTTGGTTCGATGTACTTTGACTAGCCATAGTTGTTGGCATGCGTCGCCCGCCTTGCGATCTGATCTCGGGGCCACCAACAGACGAGAATCGAGAGGTGGTAGGGAGGAACGATGCACGCTTGTTGCTTCGGTCGGAGGATCCGTAAACAGTGCTTCCGATATCGCCAGGCAATCTGATCGGAGCACGGTAAATATCCTCTGACCAATCTTCAATCTGCTTATTGCGCTTTCGACGGTCGGAGCTCTGCGATGTCTTGGTTGGCGCATATTTCCGGCAAATGAACCACTGGAAGATGATAGCCAAGAAGAACCGGACACCAACAACAGATAGAATAAGAGCCAGCGCGCAGTAAAGAACAATCTTGGAGGCTATGCAACCGATTGTCTCGGTATCAACAGAGCCAACCTTGATGATCTCTTCGAAACACTCCGCATACTTCTTGTCTGAGGAAGACTGGAACATGCGAGTGACATCACGGCCCCGAATAGCCTTGTTGACAGCCGAGTTCTTGTCTCGGAGGTCTTTGAAGCGCTTGGGGATATCAACCTGACTCGAGTTGAACCAGTTGAGGAGATTGAGATCGAGGACGTTACCAGAGTAAACGATGAGGTTGCGAGAGTTATTCTTTATGTCATCCCAGGTAAAGTAGACATCTGCAGCACCGCTCAAATCGAGATAGAATGCGTTTCGGGAGTCGAGGGTGGTGTGGCAACCATAGCCAGAATAGTAGGGTgtggtggtgttgacttTGCTTGAGCCATCCTGGTTAAAGGTTTTGCAAGGAAAGTACCACGCCAGATCGCCATCGTCATTTGTGGGCACATCCGAGTCTTTAGCCAGTGTAATCAAGTCCTTGCACCGGCCGTTGACGTTCTGGAACAAAAAGCTACCGTCTTTGCCCGCGTTCTTCTCTGGAAGATCGTAAAGAACATTGGGACCCAACCCGTCACCCCGGAGGGGCATGCCCTGCGCTGGGGGGTGATGAGATTTGGACAAGTCGTAGGCCACACCATGGAAGATCATGTTGCCGCCATCAACCTTGTTGACGCGCAATCGCTCCTGAGGAGCACCACAAACGGTAGCGGTGAATCCAAAAGTGAGGAAACCGACAATGGCCATAATGATGAAAATGATACTGATGAGACCCATCTTTTCACGCCAAGCCCGTTGCTGCGCCCTTGTTGGCATACCACAGCACTTCATGATGAAGCCAGGCGCCCAAAAGGTAACGATTGCGCAGTAGACATTCCAGAAAGTAGGTGGCCGAAGCTGCTCTTCGATTCGCTTCGGCGGCTTCGAATGGCGCCTCGACTTTCTCTTAATCTTACCTGACTTTGTACGATCTGGTGTGGGAACAGCGGATGCAACAGCAGCGCTCTTCTCATGCTCCCCACTAACATTTCGCCTTTGTCGAGGAGAACTGTCTGAACCACCCCCGTTGTAGTTCGAGTTGGAGTGCTCTGTTGATGCTTCAAAGTCTTCGTAGATGGGGTCGTTTCCTGTTGATGATGGCAAGACATTCATATGAGCAGCGTGCTTATGGTAATGGTAGTTCCGGTGATCTCTGTCAATTCTGTTTCTCTCAGGGCGAATCAAACTTCGTTTCCGAGAAATAGGCTGCTCTGGACCGGCGCGGCGCGGCTGACCATCGGGGGAAGTGGGCGACAGAGGCATGCTCTCTGTATTCGAATTAACACCGATAGACTCAGCgaaggaggagccggattTCCCACGTTGGTGTGAAGCCAGACTGTCTACTGCGTGATAACCACCAGTCTCGATGTCGACTGGTCTCGAGCGTCGCGATGGTGAGTTGCGGTAAACATTGCGCTGGTTGTAGGTCGGGCTTGCGCCCGGCCGTTCAGGAAGAGACATTACACTGACAGAATGATGTTAGAATATTCTAAATCGTGGAGCCAAACGTGGGAGGCGTTAGAAGGCCGAGCGCCTTGAATTCGAGGGAGGAAATGGACAATTATCGGTGAGGTTGCTGCCCATCAACAACAGAAAGGGGGAAACGCGACAAGAAGTTCGACGATAAGGCAAGTCAACATCAAACTCTTGTGTGTGTTGAAAGCAGACCAGGAAACGGAGGGCCGAGTTGTGATGAAACGAGTTCGATGAGAAGATCTACTACTCACAGGAGTGTTGTGGTTGTTACAACAACCTCTCTTGAGGATTAGGTTTGAGTTGGGAGTATCCCTGCAAAACTGGGAAGGTCTCTTAGGAAACGAGCAAGGTAAAGAAGCACAGGACACGCAGTGCCCGGCCGGATGTCGTAAGAGTCGAGTTGTCAATGCTCAGTGTGGAGAGGGAATCATGGAGTCGAATGGGATTACAGCTGGATGGATATACTTTCTATCCAGTCAGATCGAAAGAAACAAAGATGGCGCTGTTTGAATTAGATGAAAGTTGAGCGATGTCTAAACACTGGCGTGGAGCAGAGCAGAGCGAGCGAGCGTGATGGAGGCGACCAGGGTTTTCGGTCTCGGTAGAAAAGAGTACTGTTGCAGTGACTGCAGGGGACAACACTGAGCGACAAATGTCGTGATCAATGACGAAGCGAGAGTTGGAGCAAGAGTGAATGCAAAATACAATGAGAAGCGACCGAGTCAACGTCCCTCGAGCGAAGACAACGACAACGAACGGTTGTGTCTGCACCGGTTTAGTTGAGTTGAGATGAGAAGAGAGAAAGTGAGCGAACGAGAGAAGGTGATTGAACGGTCAACGGTCTGTTGCTCCTTCCCTTGCCGTTAGTCTGGCTAATCTGGGCAAGAGGAAGCATGGGAAGGGGGCGGACGATGGCCAATTAGAGAATAGTCTTTCAACTGATGGTTGCACCAGTTAATGGCGCTAAGTTAAAATAGTCCGAGCATGTGGCCCCTTGGGCTCGAAGATTTGCAGGGGCTTTCTTTCTGTGGGTTAATAGCCTGGCGGTTGCCCCGGCAGCTCAATCACAATACTGAAAGAGTCTTCTGTTCCAAGGCAAGAACCCAGACGATTTCTGTCCAAGTTTATGTGTTTTGAGTCTATTgtttaccttagtacctaggtacctaggtagttattCTGGAGTTGCTTTTGACAAAACATGACAGTACCCTGTTATTATCACCTACTACTTATTCACATCAGGCTACATGGTAGCAAAAGGAGATATGTATGATGAATTGGTTGAGCAGGGTCACTACTGAGTCCAGAGCTTGGCTAATTCAAAGACCAACACTCGACTAACCACAACCTGCAAATCCTTCAAGATACTCAACCTAACTCTTGCATACATCGCACGCACATACACACTAAAAGAATGGCATGCATCAACGTCAGTCTGTATGTGCACTCTATCTACGGATACGGTCAGGCTGCTCCATCCGCAGGAACAAGCTTCTAAAGATGCAAAGGCCAGGGGTCAGTGAACCAGTTATTGATTACCATCTCGCTTGTCGAGCCGATCTGACCCTTCAGTCTAACTGCTCCGCATATATTTTCCCCTTGCTGATAAGCCAAGACGAGTAGATAGGAGCGTCTCATCCTTTTCCATTCCAGCTTCCCTTCCTCTTCATGCCATGCAAAGAGTCTCACGCTGCATTTATGCATTATGCAAATAAGCAATAGAATTTTCAGTGGCCAAAACAGCCTAAATATCTGTACAGATcactaatatatatatatggtTGATGAATCATTGCTCATCACTTTACGTGTATGTATTTCAGCTCATGATCTGTAGTGGTGTTATCTTACCTACTCTCCCTAATTTCGGATCTGATCAATTGCGCAAAGGCTTGATTATTATCAACCTGTGATCATCAGAAGAAATAGCATCTACCATTAAACGATCACGTTCGGTTTCATCGAATACTATGCATTTTCTCCTTATACATGGCGTTACCACGTGTTGTCCGGAACATGAATCTCGTACCGTTGAATCGGCTGCGATTCCAATTCGCTGGGCTGTGGACTCAAAAGTTAATTGAATACGATTAAGTTTACTGGTCGAACATAAAGAATGCGAGATATCTATACATTGTGCAGTACGTAAACATACATACCGCCGTGTGATAACTCTGCCTATTTGTACTGCCGGAGCAACATCTAGGCCTTATTCAATATAATTTGTGTGAgaataaggttgctctaagagccataTCTTTCGTGGCGAGGCTGCGTGAATCAAGCTATTAGACTTTGAGAAACACCTACATCAATTATGTACAAACAGCCAGGTGAGTAAGTGGATCTCCGGTGGTCGTGGAGTCCGAGATACGAGCAAGATCAACTGCATCATGTGGGCGTTTACAATATTAGCTTGCTATTTATACGAGAAGTATCGCAGAATGCTAGGAAACAAAACAGTGATGATGCAATCAGACACACTGGGGTTAGATCCCATGGGAAGTCATGATCGCTCTCATGGAAAGGGCCAATATCAACTGGTAAGGTTTTCAGCATTGTTGCAGTGAGTGATATTGATGATCGTGGGGTTCCTGGGATTCAAAAGAAGCATGATCCCAGAACAGAAACTTACAAGTTTATAGCGGATGTAAGAGCAACCTGCCACTGGATGAATTACTGGCAGCTGTTCTGGAAACAAAAATTATATATCGGGGTTGGAACCTGGTTACGCACAGAGTATAGGATACCAAACTGAAAGCTCTGTACCATTACCATCGCAAATGATGCTTTCGAGGTTGGTCATTCGTAATGGAAATGTGCAAAGAGCCGAAGCAGCGGCCGGCTCGGGAGGGTGGGGCCGTCCGTCAGTCGATCCGAACGGCCCCGTCTGTTGAAACACTCTGAATCTCATATACCTAGGTGCTTAAAGCTTCCTGTGAATCTCACTCGTGAAGCTTCTATGAGATGGGTAAGAAAAAGCGATATTCAACTGATCAACCAACAGAACTAGTGCGTGGCAGGATTGTGAAAGCCAATATATAGAGGCTTTAGTGTGTGTAGGAAAGTACACAACATGCTCATATCGAGAAATGTAGCGCAGTCGATAATTGCGATGACAAGGGTACCAATGGCATCTTTAATCGTTAATATGACAGGAAATTATTATAGGATGCCTCTTTGGCGCCAGAGCCGAACGCCAACGTGCATCCGGGTACAAAAATGGCCATAGTCGACACCAAGCAACTCGAAATGATGGCTAATTTAACAAGGCGCTTGGCACGTAGCAAACAGGAAGACGAGCCTGCGCCGCTAGAAAGCGCAGGGGTTGTCTGAGGTTGGGATAAACAACGACAGTGACTTTTTTTTAGTCTGAAATGATATTCGTCATTCTATGAGAGTCTTGGAAAACATTTCTCGTGTGCCTAGTTGCAATACGTAGGACACCCGAGCTTGTGGGCAAAGGAAAAGCAACGAGGGGTTACCCGTCCAATCCGGTGGTGACAGTGGAGGAAATCTCCGATCTGCTTTGCTTTGTGCAAGCAGGTCATTGACTTGGGGTGGTACACTCTGTAGTTTGTGTGACGATGCCCGCTGACCTACGCCATGGTGGCTGCTCAGCCCTGCTAAACGATTGCTGGCTTGTACAGCAGTAGCAAGGATTCGATCCTGCTTTTGCATGCCCATTGTTGTAGCCATCCTGTCTTGTAACTACAACACCTAAACTCTTGGAATCATTGGGATTGTCTTTGTACAGTTAGTTGGTAGAACGTGTTGTTTTGTGCTAAAATGATTCAAAACCAACCGCTTGAACATATACGTACCTACCAAGTAGTCTCTGCCTCCTGGCGGTCAGGAAATAGGAACCAAAATGTTTGGCGCGGGCAACAGCCCACCGGCCTGACCTAGTACCTAAACTAAAGGCTTGGCCTGGACCCTTGGATTGAGTTATTTACAGTCATGTACAGAGTATGTATCTACACCGCAATGGCGCTAAACGTGTACGATGTGCTGCATGTCAGAGGCTGTTCAGTTCTACCTCAGTGGCTGTTTCACGAGTCCAATCGAACTCAATGCTTAGCTATCACTTGGAGACTCGTTCATTTCTCCTCTCCTTGGATGGAGAATGAAACAAGTCCGTCAGTTCACCATGCCGAGCCTTCTTGTAGCTACTAAGTTGCCGCCATCCTATCCCTTGGGGCCGCGTATCATAATTGGAAAAGGGGGTGTGCACGACATTTGTTATTCTAGAAACGCGTAATTGCTCTGATGTGATTGTTTTACAGTTTGTAAAGGGAGCTGAAAGATTTTGTATATTCTTTTGGGGATGAGGATGCAAATGCTTgattaccttagtaggtatgGCAAGAGAGTCCTGAAGGCTGAAGAGCAAGGTACCTGCGAATCTACAGGAGTGACTCGATTAAACACCCCTGTTcctttctaattattatctACCAGTTCAGCTGGACACTCGAATGGAAGTGTTGGCTTTCATTCTCTGACAGTCATAAATCGGATACCAAGATTAAGTAACTCTGAGCTACTTCCTTGTAAACTCATTAGTAGTCCGATTCAAGTCATGGTATTCACTGTTTCCGTTGAACCAAAATTCAGACCATCAATTGTTCAAACGTTCATCAGTTACCCAGTATAAACCCCAGACAAACAGAACATATATTATGGGGCCATTCATTCTGCAGCTCCCTACGAGCCCACAGCAAGTTGAGCTAAACTCCAGTTGGCACTTGGACCTGGACCCTAGGTACCTTTCacaggtacctacctaccaatATCCATCCTTCCGTCGGGCGGCGCAGCGCCCAGGTCGTAAAAGACCTTATTGGATCTCAGCTCAAGTCCGGGCACTCACTCATCTTGTTGCTTGGAATTTCCCTCTCTTGCGTCCAAATATGGAACTAGTTAAGTCTTGGCCCTTGCCAGTCTTCTCTCTCCCTTCCATTCTTTCCATCAGAGAAGGGGTCAAAAAAAAGTGTGAAAGAGCCACAAACTCTTGTATTGTCGATTCCAGCACCTCGCAGTTCTCAGTGTCGTCCATCTTTCCCCAACTATCGTTCACTGTAACCACCCCTTGTCACAGCATAGCCAGTCGTTCGCTGATCCATTCTCTCTTTGCCCTACTGTTCCTTGTACCCGCTGTATCGCCGCGTTTCGGATCCTACCCAAATATCCTTCGTGCAGCATCTTCGGGCTCCATAACCGCTCCGTACGCTACCTGCGCTAAACCGTCAGTCACTGACTACAGAGTACGATCGCTTCTCCCCCTCCTCCACAGTCGCTATATTCGATCGTCTCGTCTTTCTTTTCACGTCTCTGCATGTCGCAAGCCTCGGTCTTGCTGGGCTGATTCCATCGCGATTTTGAATATACAACCGTTATCGAGCTGCGTGCCACCGTTGTCGCTGTCAAACTACAGCTTTACCTCGACATTCGTTCTACAATATACCCCAAGCTGTGTTTGGCTGATTCGACACTGCCGACCCTCACATTCGCTTTACCATGGCAGCAGTTAACCCTCCATCGTCTGTTGCTGCGACTTCGCCCAACTACTACGAGTCGCCCTCAAGACCCCCTTCAAGACCGACCAGTGCATCTCGCCATAGCCCGGTCCGCATTCCCGATCTTGAACACGCTGAAGGTCCAAGACTGCGCGATGGTCCAGTCTCTCCTGTTCGTGTGAACTTCCAGCAGGCAGACTGGGTGCAGCCTTCGAATGCTGATGTGGAATACACTCCAAAGCAAGCCTTGAGGGGAGAATTGGTCGACCGgactcttcatcctctcccCTCGCCCCCAGAaactgctcctcctcctccacccCAACACGGTCGTAGGTCGCAACCGACGAGCCCTCGAGAATTACATGACGGAGCATTCATGGCCGAATCCTCCAAGACGACCCCGACAGAAAGAGTTCGTGGTCAGGATCAATATCGCAACAGTCGTGAATCAGATGAAACTGCAAGTTCAAACCCACAACAGGTCTCGATCGAGTCTTCGGCAACGACAAGTGCAAGCTCTCTTTCAGGTGTAAACGATAACATCGATGGCCGGGCATCGGGTGACTCCGCTGAAAGCTCCATTATTGAAGGCAACGTGCCTGAAGTGCCACTCTTTCAGTACCACCATCAGAAAGACTACTCATCGAGTGCTCCCAGAGCGGAAGCCGGTGGTTTTTCAACTCCTGAGCTGGCTGAGAGTGCTTCAAGTGTTGGCCGTCACCTTACTCCAAACCCGGGTAATCAGATGAGGACCTCCCTTCCTCGGCCACCATCCTCATACTCCGTCTATTCTGATTCTCGTGGCCGCTCTCCAGGCCTGATTCCAGGTGGCCCTCAGTCACGTAAATCTCCCGATGTTAGGCTGTCGACTTATGCAGAGTTGCTTAATGCCCCTTATCCTCAACAAGCTCCTGCACCTCTAACTCCTGATAATTCAAATCTCCGAACTGTTATAGGCAACAATGCGTCTCTTCTCAGTACTCAAAAGACTTTGGATATGTATCGTGCAAACGTCAAAAAGACAAATGACTCTTCGATCCAGTACTCGTTTGCCATCTTTCTGATTTCAACAGCTCAGGAACAAGGTTTGGACTTTTCGGAGCCCAAGACTCGCAAGAACAGTCCAAACCCTCAAAAAGGCCGTGACAGTCCAGCTGCTGAAGGTTCTGTCTCAAGCCCACAGGAGTTGGTCCGCGAAGCACGGCAAATTCTGCAACGTCTCGCTAGTGCTGGTTATCCTTTTGCTCAATACTATCTCGCAGACGGTTTCGCCTCTGGACTTTTCAACAAGGGTAAGGAGGACTATAACTCAGCCTTCCCCCTGTTTGTTTTGGCTGCGAAGCATGGACATGCAGAATCTGGGTATCGAACTGCGCTGTGTTACGAGTTTGGCTGGGGATGCCGAAAGGACCCTGCCAAGGCAGTGCAGTTCTTGCGTACAGCTGCCTCGAAGCGACATCCCGGTGCCATGACGCGTCTGGGTAAGGCCTGTCTGTCTGGGGACCTTGGAGAAAAGCGCTATCGAGAAGGAATCAAGTGGATGAAGCttgctgctgaagctgcaGATGTTCAATACAATTCGGCACCATATCAACTTGGTTGCTTGTACGAGAATGGGTATGGTGCAGATATCTTCAAGGACGACAACCATGCTGCCGAACTTTTTACACAAGCTGCTGAACTGGGACATCCTGAGGCTAGCTATCGGCTGGGCGATGCTTACGAGCATGGCTTGCTCAATTGTCCACGAGATCCAGCTCTCAGCGTACACTTTTATACCGGTGCAGCTGAGCGGGGGCATGCTGGCGCCATGATGGGTTTATGTGCGTGGTATATGGTCGGCGCTCCCCCAATCCTGGAAAAGGACGAAGAGGAGGCCTATGAGTGGGCGCGTCGATCTGCTGACTTGGGTGAGTCTTGTTTCAACATGAATACGAGAGATAAACTGGCTAATGATGATACAGGTTTTGTCAAAGCACAATATGCCGTCGGTTACTTCACAGAGATGGGTATTGGGTGTCGTCGTGATGTCCTAGAAGCCAACGTCTGGTatgtcaaggctgccgatGCTGGTGAGGAGCGAGCCAAGCAGCGTTTGGCTATTATTCAAGCAGCCGTCAGTGGACAGGGCACTCCGATGGAGGTTGCTCCTCCGCGTAACGGAAAGATACAGAAGAACGGCAAAGACGATAAAGACTGCATCGTGATGTGATCAAAGGATGCACATACTGGCCCGTTATGGGTTTAATACGGAGGAAACAAACAATCAACGACAACTACGCCTCTTAGTGAGACGGAGGCCGAGCCGACCATCGGCTTCTGCCATGCCACTGCCGGtgtcatcaacaacataCTGGTCGAGCATCGATTTCTTGTTCATCTTGACGTACACTGCATCGTGTCGTATTGGACTACGATCCATAGAGTCGCTTTTTTCATCTTCCTATGggactcttttttttttttttttggcatatataattttatccTGACAGCGAAATCTTTAGAATAATGCCGGGCGTGGGATGACGATATTTAATATGAGGGAGATGGCGGCTCATCCTCTCAGCTGATATCCTGCGGGGCATAAGTTTCCTAATGCCATTGCGAGGGGCGCTACTTACGACGAGCATTTATCAGTATGGCGAGCAAAGTGGAGTTGATGGCCTTATTATGGCGGTATATTGTCTGGATGTTGGCGTCTATAGGAGATACAGCTTGAATATAGTCATGACATAGTAATGAAGGGCGTGCATGGTACGAGCTTGACGCAAACCGCTCGATACATTCTATCATGACTTTCTGTAGCATGCGGTTCTCCTTGCGGATCCTCAACCTACTCATGTCTGTGACATGCACTCTGAATGGCCATAAATCCACATCTCCATTTGTTGACTATTGTCCCCTGAGTTTGGACAGTTGAAATGCAAGGGGTTCCGTCAGCGAAGGTCAATGAGACTATAGGGTATATCGGACTTGATGAATTGTACAACCACAGAATGATATGGTATGGTTGTGTCTTAATGATGTAGCATATTATACTTCCTGTTATTGCGTCTGTAATTTACTTATACCTCGTACTAGAAGTGGCTTCGATTGCTTTGGAACCCAACACATCTGTATTTCCTGTGCGGTATATCGATTGTAACACATTACATCCGAACTAACCTGAACAcatgaaagaaagagaaaccCTTTCATCCGTGACACTACTTACCCTATTGTTCTCCCTTATTGATCTTGGAACCACCTGATCATGTTCAGTTGTCCGAGTGTACACACCATGCAAGGGACGAGTAACGAACCTGGACTAAACTAGAGCGTGCTGATAGCTTGTCTCGGCACAAATCAAGGACATTGTAGATACTGGCTGGGATGCTTCTGCTAATCGATCTGGATTCAGAAGAATAAACGGATGTGATATGTGAGCTTGTTTCTGAGATAGCCTATGTGTCTTGTTGGCTCCTAGGAGAATAACCAACAGTACAATCCCACAAGGTCCAGAAATAGATCAGCTTTAACTGGCAAAACAACACTCCCCTCTTTTTTAAACTACAACAATTATCGTAAGGAGCTTTGACACTACGAATCGACTGAACAAAGGACCCGACAAAGGTCTCGACAGGGAGCCGGGCCATTTCGCTTCCATTTATTCCCAGAACTCGGGAAGGGCGTTGCTAGTCAGGGCATGGTGGATCCAGATGCAGCAATCGACAAAGAAAGGTAAATATTGATTACGAGGGAGAGGTTTCAACTTGAATCCCCCACTCGGTCGACCGAGAGCAGGAAGCGAGGGTCTTGATACTGAGACAATGAGGGGGGGTCCCCTGGTGTGCTTGCGACATGAGTTCAAAGCGCTTTTGATGCGTTGGGATATCTCCCTATCTCGTGGAAGAAGTTTAGTTCAATATAGCCTTGAAGCTATCATAACTTGGAGGGTAGGGGATGAAAGGAGTGGTTGAGTCTTGGATGTTCAATAGAGGTCGTGAAACCACCACACCTGGATAAAGTCCGGCAATTGTCATAGACT includes:
- the CHS4 gene encoding Chitin synthase 4 (TransMembrane:6 (i207-225o245-270i506-533o1055-1077i1089-1110o1116-1139i)~BUSCO:1565at5125~CAZy:GT2_Chitin_synth_2), whose protein sequence is MSLPERPGASPTYNQRNVYRNSPSRRSRPVDIETGGYHAVDSLASHQRGKSGSSFAESIGVNSNTESMPLSPTSPDGQPRRAGPEQPISRKRSLIRPERNRIDRDHRNYHYHKHAAHMNVLPSSTGNDPIYEDFEASTEHSNSNYNGGGSDSSPRQRRNVSGEHEKSAAVASAVPTPDRTKSGKIKRKSRRHSKPPKRIEEQLRPPTFWNVYCAIVTFWAPGFIMKCCGMPTRAQQRAWREKMGLISIIFIIMAIVGFLTFGFTATVCGAPQERLRVNKVDGGNMIFHGVAYDLSKSHHPPAQGMPLRGDGLGPNVLYDLPEKNAGKDGSFLFQNVNGRCKDLITLAKDSDVPTNDDGDLAWYFPCKTFNQDGSSKVNTTTPYYSGYGCHTTLDSRNAFYLDLSGAADVYFTWDDIKNNSRNLIVYSGNVLDLNLLNWFNSSQVDIPKRFKDLRDKNSAVNKAIRGRDVTRMFQSSSDKKYAECFEEIIKVGSVDTETIGCIASKIVLYCALALILSVVGVRFFLAIIFQWFICRKYAPTKTSQSSDRRKRNKQIEDWSEDIYRAPIRLPGDIGSTVYGSSDRSNKRASFLPTTSRFSSVGGPEIRSQGGRRMPTTMASQSTSNQLLTPNSMFKQGDDSRASFLRTDPYSSTSTDGPGPAGFIHDAVVPQPPSDWMPFGFPLAHTMCLVTAYSEGEEGIRTTLDSIATTDYPNSHKVIVVICDGIIKGQGETVSTPDVCLGMLKDHSIPPDMVEPFSYVAVASGSKRHNMAKIYCGFYDYGNNSRIPADRQQRVPMMVVVKCGTPDEATKSKPGNRGKRDSQIILMSFLQKVMFDERMTELEYEMFNGLWKVTGISPDYYEIILMVDADTKVFPDSLTHMISAMVKDPEIMGLCGETKIANKRDSWVTAIQVFEYFVSHHLAKSFESVFGGVTCLPGCFCMYRIKAPKGGHNYWVPILANPDIVEHYSENVVETLHEKNLYLLGEDRFLTTLMLRTFPKRKQVFIPQAVCKTTVPDEFMVLLSQRRRWINSTIHNLMELVLVRDLCGTFCFSMQFIIFVELVGTLVLPAAIAFTFYVVITSIINSPPQIIPLVLLALILGLPGLLVIITAHSWSYIVWMLIYLLALPIWNFVLPTYAFWKFDDFSWGETRKTAGEKTKKAGLEYEGEFDSSKITMKRWAEFERDKRSRSGYWGSRENVIGGGGQTWTSPPGHQYNEEYYSDA
- a CDS encoding hypothetical protein (BUSCO:11382at5125) gives rise to the protein MAAVNPPSSVAATSPNYYESPSRPPSRPTSASRHSPVRIPDLEHAEGPRLRDGPVSPVRVNFQQADWVQPSNADVEYTPKQALRGELVDRTLHPLPSPPETAPPPPPQHGRRSQPTSPRELHDGAFMAESSKTTPTERVRGQDQYRNSRESDETASSNPQQVSIESSATTSASSLSGVNDNIDGRASGDSAESSIIEGNVPEVPLFQYHHQKDYSSSAPRAEAGGFSTPELAESASSVGRHLTPNPGNQMRTSLPRPPSSYSVYSDSRGRSPGLIPGGPQSRKSPDVRLSTYAELLNAPYPQQAPAPLTPDNSNLRTVIGNNASLLSTQKTLDMYRANVKKTNDSSIQYSFAIFLISTAQEQGLDFSEPKTRKNSPNPQKGRDSPAAEGSVSSPQELVREARQILQRLASAGYPFAQYYLADGFASGLFNKGKEDYNSAFPLFVLAAKHGHAESGYRTALCYEFGWGCRKDPAKAVQFLRTAASKRHPGAMTRLGKACLSGDLGEKRYREGIKWMKLAAEAADVQYNSAPYQLGCLYENGYGADIFKDDNHAAELFTQAAELGHPEASYRLGDAYEHGLLNCPRDPALSVHFYTGAAERGHAGAMMGLCAWYMVGAPPILEKDEEEAYEWARRSADLGFVKAQYAVGYFTEMGIGCRRDVLEANVWYVKAADAGEERAKQRLAIIQAAVSGQGTPMEVAPPRNGKIQKNGKDDKDCIVM